Part of the Lampris incognitus isolate fLamInc1 chromosome 1, fLamInc1.hap2, whole genome shotgun sequence genome is shown below.
CACCAAATCGTGCTCCGTAATTGGTTGAgccacttcctgtttcctgtcGCGTCTATTCACACACGTGAAGGTCAGGAACTATTCAGTCATTCGTAATTAAGTCTCCGTACGGAGCCGTTGACAAACAACCCGTCTCTGTTGAAATATGGATGGTCAAGGAGCGACAGCGGATCCACAGCTTCAACACTTCATAGAAATTGAGTCTCAGAAACAAAGATTTCAGCAGCTGGTGCACCAGATGACGGAGGTTTGCTGGGTAAGTTGAGCCTGACGTTAGCTCTCCAGCTAGCGCGTTACACGTAACGTGAATTAACAGCAGAGTTTATCGGTCGTCTGTCGATTCATGCATGTAGAAAATGGCCCTACACGCATATTCTGTATTATCTGAGTAATAGTAAGACTTTATCTTTGCCAGGTgtatttaccaaaaaaaaaaaaaaccccaaacaaaacacCACCACCAGACTGGCTGGTGGTTTTTGGTGGCGACATGATGACGTCTACAGTACATGAACCGATTGAGCCCAGTTGTACTAAATTAGTTATACAAATAGCTTGTGCGGTCACACTGTTCGGTATAATTTACATGTTTTTTCCACCTCTTTCTAGGATAAATGCATGGATAAACCGGGGCCAAAGCTGGACTCCAGGACAGAAACGTGCTTTGTTAACTGCGTTGAGCGATTTATCGACACCAGCCAGTTCATCCTTAATAGACTTGAACAGACC
Proteins encoded:
- the timm8a gene encoding mitochondrial import inner membrane translocase subunit Tim8 A, which produces MDGQGATADPQLQHFIEIESQKQRFQQLVHQMTEVCWDKCMDKPGPKLDSRTETCFVNCVERFIDTSQFILNRLEQTQRSKGAFSETMSD